From Asterias rubens chromosome 3, eAstRub1.3, whole genome shotgun sequence, the proteins below share one genomic window:
- the LOC117288260 gene encoding nascent polypeptide-associated complex subunit alpha-like, with protein sequence MPSETTESIQPTVEDIKDDGSSGTESDSDGSVPDLEEAEATSKLHEQLGTGEEPVSKAKQSRGEKKARKAMSKLGLKAQAGVRRVTIRKSKNILFVIQNPDVFKSPASDVYIIFGEAKIEDLSQQAQMQAVEQFRTPESTPAAPGDSNATVAQAIQEESEEEEVDDSGVESKDIELVVNQANVTRSKAIKALKNNNNDIVNAIMELTM encoded by the exons GTTCATCTGGTACAGAATCAGACAGTGATGGATCTGTCCCTGATCTTGAAGAAGCTGAAGCCACCTCCAAGCTTCATGAACAG CTGGGCACCGGAGAAGAGCCCGTCAGCAAAGCAAAGCAGAGCAGAGGGGAAAAGAAAGCTCGCAAGGCCATGTCCAAATTAGGCCTCAAAGCTCAGGCTGGTGTCCGCCGGGTTACCATCCGTAAATCCAAAAACATCCTCTTCGTCATACAAAACCCAGATGTCTTTAAGAGCCCAGCATCAGATGTGTACATCATCTTTGGAGAAGCGAAG ATTGAAGATTTGAGCCAACAAGCACAGATGCAGGCTGTGGAGCAGTTCCGAACTCCAGAGTCCACCCCTGCTGCACCTGGTGATAGTAATGCCACCGTTGCACAAGCCATACAGGAAGAAAGTGAAGAAGAGGAG gttgACGACAGTGGTGTTGAGTCTAAAGATATCGAGCTTGTTGTCAACCAAGCTAACGTTACCCGCTCTAAAGCAATTAAAGCGCTTAAGAACAACAATAACGACATAGTCAATGCTATTATG GAGTTAACAATGTAG